The sequence CATCCCCAGGGGGCGTCTGCATCGTCAACCCGTGACTCCGACGTGAAGACGATGGGGCGGCCTCCTCTCTGGAATCTTCTGGTACGGTTCGTCAAAGGCGTCGGCCCAAAACGCACCAATATCCTGCAACGGTTGCGTATTGAAACCGTGGAAGATGCGCTCTGGACCATGCCCTGGCGGTATGAAGATCGATCGGTGATGACACCGATCGGGAATCTCGTGCCGGGGATGGTTGCGTCGATCTGTGGGACGATTGGAAAACGTGACGCGAAGCGGACAAGAAATCGTCGATTGAGTGTGCTGGAACTTGGTGTCGAAGATCAATCCGGGCGGATCCAGATCGTCTTTTTCAACCAACCATATTTAGAGGATGTACTGTCAATAGGAACTCGCGTCATGATGAGCGGGCGCGTAATTGCTGGCCGTCAGGGGTGGATGGTACCAAGGATGGATGTAGTGCAATATGAGATTCTTGGAGAGGGTCACGAATCGACGCTCCATGTCGGGCGAATTGTGCCTATTTATCATGAAACCAAGGGGTGGACGTCTCGTCAGATGCGGGTATTGGTAAGGAATCTCTTGATGGAGCACGGTCTCGATCTCCATGACCATTTGCCTGTTCCCCTTCGAGCGCGGCAACGATTGATCCCGATTCATGAAGCATTGCAAGATGCCCATTTCCCTAAGACAGGCACCGACCTTCAACTTCTTGAGCGAGGGAAAACTCCAGCGCATCGGCGGCTGGCATTTGAAGAACTGCTGCTGCTGCAGTTGGCCTTGGCAACGAGGTATCGCTCAGTGCACGAGGAACCGAAGGAGCTGCGGTTCAATCCCAGGACCCCGCTCTTGGGGAAACTAGGCAGTCTCTTACCATTTCGCCTGACAACGGCGCAGGATGTAGTCCTTCGTGAAATATTTCGCGACATGATCTCGCCACGGCCCATGAATCGCCTCGTGCAAGGAGACGTGGGGTCAGGAAAAACGGCGGTCGCCCTCCATGCCATCGTGATGGCCTGTGGATCAGGCTATCAGGCGGCGCTGATGGCACCGACTGAGATTCTTGCCGAACAACATTATCGAAACCTTTCCGGAACACTCCAGGCCTTGGGCTTGCAGACAATCCTCGTACGCGGCGGAGACAAGGCATCGGTGAAGAAAGCACAGATTGAGCAACTGGCGGCCGGTCAAATTCAGGTGGCGATCGGTACTCACGCGCTTATTCAACGCAATGTGCAATTTAAGAGCTTAGGATTAGCTGTAGTCGATGAGCAGCATAAGTTCGGTGTGTTACAACGGAAAACGCTGATCGACAAAGGCTATAAGCCTGACGTTCTCGTACTGACGGCCACGCCAATTCCCCGAACACTGGCGATGACGGTGTATGGTGACCTGGATGTATCAGTCATCGATGTGCTCCCACCCGGCCGAAAGCCAGTGCGCACATTTCTTTTCAATGAGGGACAACGACGCCGGGCCTATCAGATCATCCGTGATGAATTGCGCAACAAGAAGCAGGCCTATGTCATCTATCCACTCGTAGAAGAATCAGAAAAGACTGACCTCCAAGCTGCGATCCAAGGCGCCGAACAGTTACAGAATGGGGAATTTTCAGAATTCCGCGTCGGCCTCCTGCACGGACGCATGAAGGCTACTGAAAAAGAGGCTGTGATGGCCGACTTCAAGGCTGGAACCATCCAACTCTTAGTGGCCACGACTGTCGTTGAGGTTGGGATTGATGTGCCGAACGCGGCCATTATCATGATCGAGCATGCTGAGCGATTCGGTCTCGCGCAGCTCCACCAATTACGTGGCCGGGTGGGGCGGAGCAGCCATCAATCGTATTGCCTGTTGATGGCGTCGAATATGGGGCAGGGGAAGACTCAGCGGGGACAACGCTTGCAGGAACATCAGGAGCCCCTGTCTTCCGCGAAAGAACGGTTGGAGGCACTCGTTCGATCGAATGATGGATTCGTCATTGCTGAAGATGATCTGCGTATCAGAGGACCCGGTGAATTTTTTGGCTTGCGCCAGTGGGGCATGCCGGAGTTTCGTGTGGCGAATCTGGTACGAGACGGGGATTTGTTGCAGCAGGCCAGACAGGAGGCCTTTTCGCTCCTAAAATCTGATCCGGGCTTGAAAGATCAGGCTCATCAGGGGTTGCGTGAGGCGATGCTCCGTAAGTGGGAGAAAAAGCTGGAGCTGGGTTCAATCAGTTGAAATCGCCGGAAGGCTGACAGGATGGTATTTCGATTGTCAGCCTGGAGTTCGTATGGGTTTCTTTCAACGATTGAAAGATGACTTGCGCAATGGGATCGCGACATTGCGCCTGGGAACCGTTCATGCGGCTGGACGTGCCTTGGAGGAGGCAGAGCTGCTCCGCCTGAGACTGGAGCTCCGCAAACTCGAACAGCAACTTTCCGATCTGTACAAAGACATCGGCGAACGGGCCGTCGACATGAAGGAGCGGGGAGAAACAGCAGAACGAGTGGTGTACGACGCTGAGATTGTGCGTCTCGTCAAACAGGTTGATGGACTCAAGGACTCGCAGAAAAAGCTAGAAGCGGAAATGAATCAGATCCGGAACGAGCAGTGACCGAGCCGCCTCAGCACATGCGCCGATTTGCCGGCATCGATATCGGTACCCTTACCTGTCGCTTGTTAATAGCAGATCTGAGCCCTGGACAACCACTCAAAGAACTTCGATCAGATCGGCGCATTCTTCGGCTGGGCGAGGGGGTCGATCGGACCAAACGACTGAGTTCGGCCGCCATGGATCGGACCATTACCTGCATACAAGAATGGCACAACGTCATCAACGCCTATCATGTTGAGGCTATTGCCGTCGTGGCGACGAGCGCGGTTCGTGATGCGGGCAATCGCCAGGAGTTTCTTGAACGAGTAAAGCGAGAGGCTGGGTTTGACGTCGAAGTCATTACGGGTGACGAAGAAGCCCGACGGACCTTGCTCGGGATTCGTTCAGGCTTACCTGCTGGGATAACGGACATTCTGGCATTAGACATCGGGGGCGGGAGCACGGAATTTATTCTGGATCGGGTTGGGCAAAAGCCGACCGTTCGTTCGATCGATATCGGAGTCGTTCGTCTTTGTGAGCGTCTCTTGCGTCACGACCCTCCGACTGGTGAAGAAGTGCGGGAGGCGCGGGAGTGGGTGAGTCGAGAGACAAAGGCTGCTGTAGCTAATATGGGTAACCATCGTCAGGCGACGTTCGTCGGCACCGCCGGTACGATCACCAGTCTTGCTGCAATGTCACAAAAACTCCAGACCTATGAGCCAGCCAGAATTCACAATTACACTCTCAAGCTTGAAACCATACAAGAATTGGAACACACACTACTCAGCCGAACCAAAGCTGAACGAGTTGGCTTGCCGGGTTTAGAGAAAAACCGCGAGGAAGTCATAGCCGCCGGGGCGATCATTATTCGGACGATTATGGAAACGCTGGATCAAAAGGAGTGTCTGGTGAGTGATTTGGGCTTGAGGGAAGGGGTGCTGATAGATTTGGCGGGGCAGGCAGGAAATCAGTGAGCCAGGAAGGATGACAGAGTTGCTCGTGCTCAACCGGTAGACTACAATGCAATTCGGTGGGAGGCACTGTCATGAGAATTTCAAAGATGACTCGTCGTCGAGGGAGAGAACCAAAGATCATGGTTGCTGAGGCTCTTTTGACGGTTCTTCTTGCGAAGGACAACGGCCACTATTGTGCCAAGTGTCCAGAGCTAGATCTTGTGACAGAACTACCGACCGCCGACGCTGCCTTAGAAGATCTGATTGAAGCTATTCGGGACTACGCGAAGGAATATCTCCAAGATCGCGATCGATATGCCATAAGCCCCAACAGGGCCCACCATGCGCCCTATATCGAGGCCATTGCCGCTTGCAAGACCGATTGGGAGTTGCGGACGTTGATCGAGATCAAGCATGGCCTCGTTCACGTATAACGATTTCCGTGTTGTGCTCAAGCGGGCAGGGTTTGAACATCTCCGTTGGGAAAACACGAAACCTGGCGAAAGTTCCTGCCGAACGGCTCGATTCTGCGAGTCCGGATCAGTCATCAGCACAAGCGCGACATTCCCAAGTGGCTGTTTCACGAAATGCTTCGGCAGGCGGGGCTGACACTCGAAGAGTTTCGTACGTTGCTCAATGCGTGAGGATACGCAGTTGAATTGAAAGAGCCTCCTGCAATGTCTGCAAATTTCAGTGTCCTGAGATCGGCATCAGATGACGTGGCAAGGGACTGATAACTGGAGATTGCTGCCGTGAGCCTTCCCCAAACCCCTTTCACCCCGGCGAGATGGTGCTCGAAGAGTTTCTCGTTCCGGCAAGATGATTCAGGTGGCATTGGCACAAAAACTTGGCTGGACGAGGGCGCGCCTGAACGAGCTGATCAAAGGGAAGCTTGATATCACGGCAGATTCCGACCTCGATCTCGCGCGCGTGCTCGGCACATCCGCCAAACTTTGGATGAATCTCCAGGCGACGTTCGATCTCGATAAGGCCATGCGACGAAGAAAGATCGTCTGACCTGTTAGTGTTGGTGGGCCGGTCTGAAAAAGAGCCGCGAAGAAGTCATTGCCGCCGAGGCCGATCATTTGCGGACGATTATGAAAACGTTGGGGATCTCGAGTATGCCGGTGAGTGATCTAGGATTGCGCGAGGGAATGTTCCTTTAACTCCTGGTGCGGATGCGAATAGTGATGGGATTACAGTAACTCAGATAAACATGGACCTCGAAGGAGTGAGGAAAATAATCGAGTGGCTACGTGGTGGAGCTGCGAGTCATTTGTCATATGCGCAGGTCCGCGAACAAGTTTTGTCTCTGGCAAGAGAAGGAATGTTTCAGACTTACGCAATTCCAGATAATCTGTCGATTCAACGCGCAAGGTGGATTAAAGATAAGCAATGGTTTACCTCAGTGGAAGAATTGGGCCCTCCGTCACCAGGAGAAACCATCGACTACGGACGTTGCCATCAACCGAACCGCCCTCTTTGTTACTGTTCTCTGAACGGAGATATTGCTCTTTCCGAAATTTCAGCAGAATTAGGTGAGCGTTATATCATCTCAAGTTACATATTACCTATGGGCACCATTGTTGTTCCAGTTGGAGAGCTTGACCATGTTAGACGAACAGGTGAGACCTATATCGGTCATGGAAATCCAAACGCCTCGGAACCTTATTTGCAGTTTTTGGAGGAAAAGAATGGAGTGATCGGGGCCCTCATTGATGCGTTTTTTGCGGATGAATTCAGCAAGCCCGCCACAACTTGGACTGACTATAAGATCACGAGTGCCTTGTCAGATGTATTGCTGAATGGCGATTTGAGCCCACGTAACCCCATAAATGCGATGATCTATCCAAGCGTTCGTTTTAGGGAGGGGAGAAATTTTGCGATCTTGCCGGAGTTCCATAAAACAAGAATGCAACTAGATGTTCAGAATACCAAGGTATTTCGAGTTACGGATGTCATCGGTTACGGAATTTTTGGCTCTAAGGCTGAAGCACAGCTTATGTCTTTTGATGCAGAGGGGAAACTTAAATGGCAGTCCTTAGAATGAAAGGGTAATATCAGCACAGGTGGCTATGCCACCGATAGTTTTTAGCCTGGATGAAACGGACTTTCGAGGCGACGGCTGGGTTCGTCGGTGCGAGAGCTGTGTGGAAGTTGTCCCAGGGGGAGGAGTCTTGTACACTTCCACTCATATCCCAACGAGGACACGCAGTGATGCCAAGGCAGTCCAGTGAGCCAGACGATGCAAAGATTGCCGCCAATTTGCGCCGCGCCATCGAGTTGACGGAGCTCGGCTTAGACTTGCGCCGATCGGTGATCCAGCAGCATGAACCTCACGGCGATGCCATGGTCACAGTGATGCGCGAGATTCGGCGCGCCAAAGAGCAGGCATGGCAGCAGAATTCTCCTGAGTTTTAGGCGCTATCTACCGTATCATTCCCTGATATTCAGCTCTCGGTGCACCGGACTTTTTCTCTTCTCCTCCCATCTGAGGGTAACCAGGTTGGTTCCCTACTGCGCGCATTGACCGAGCACCGCCCTCGATAGAAAAATTCGATAATTCCTGCGTGGGCGGTCGGCGAGCACGGGGAACTAACCAGGCATCCTCAAGCCTCTACTTCTGCGAATACCACCGATAGCCTTTGTTCTCAGTGAACTGCGCTTTCGGCGCGCCGCCGGGTTTTTCCAGCAACAGCACTTTGAAATCTTGAAGGCCGAACCAGGCTGGATCGGCAAGGTCGTGGTAGTGAAGGCCTTGGAATTTTGGGAGCATGTCGCCCAAGGTCTGCTGCAATTCTTTTTCCGTGTAGGCACGCACGGCAAAGGGTCGGTTGATGGCCTGGCAGAATCGCTGAAGGGTGTATGTCGCGCCGGTACAGAGGACTTTCGTGTCCGGCTTGAGCCCCAGAAACTGCGGAAGAGAGAGATACCGTTCTTGAAAACCGAGCCAGCGCACCGCTTGCCGCACATGGCCATATTGAACTTCGTATTCGGTATGTCCAGGTAATTTCACGGGTGCCGGCCACCCTTGCTCGATACCGAACTCGGTGAGAAAGGCTCGGCCGCCCGGCTTGAGCACTCGCCACAATTCGGCAACGAAGCGAATCGGCCCCAAGTTAAAGATGACGGATTCCGGGAGATCAGCCTCGATCGGCAAGCGAAGTCGTCTGATCCAATCCAGAGCCTCTTGATGTTGTGGTGTGTCTCCAACTCCGGACGTCACTTCGTTTCTGGTCAGTTGCACCGGCGTCATATCTGCCATGTTTTCATTGTCGATCACCAGATCAACGGAATGATCGACCAACGGAAGCGATTCGGCGTTCGCCCTGGTACCGGTGACATTCCATCCACCGGTTTTGGCTCGAGAGACTTGGAGCTTCAGAAACGGTTCTGTGATATCGAGCGAGAGATAGGTGATTCCCTGTTTCTCGAAGGGGAGTAGGCTCTTGCCCAGTTCCTGTGCGACGTAACCCAGACCGCCTCCGATCTCCAGCAAGACCTTGGGTTTAGGGTTGAACCAGCCTAATCGCCGGAGCTGCCGCATGAGGAGCTGCCCGTAGGTCAAGCCAGTCAAGGCTTCGCTCGGCTCACGGAATAAGTGAGAGACCGTGGTTTCAATCAGGTCAAAGTGACGGTCATCTTCTCCGCTTTGGGCGAGTTCGTGATGATGAAACGCTTCCAGATGTTCCTCGCCCTCAAACCCTTCCTGGCCCGACCAGCCTTCGCGGACTTGCTGCAGCAGGATATCCCACTTGGCCTTGTGCCGGTGGCCGCCTGGTGGTGCAATCCCGTAATAGCAGAGTGAGTAGTTGGGAGTCGCCCATCGAGCAAGGTGCCACTCGCCAGGTTGCCCATCCGGTCCGCAGATTTTCGTACCATATTGGTCAAAGAGTGTTCCGACCGTTGTGTGGCCGGTCATGGCCATGAGGAGATCCAACCCAGTGCGGTTCAACCGTATGAGGGGTAGGTTGTCATCGAGCGGGGCCAACCACCATTCGTCTGTACCGTGTTGATAGGCAACGAGGTCGGGAATGTGCCAGGCCAGGAGTTCTAGGGTTGTACCCGTTAAGTCATGGGGTTCGTAGATGGCTGCAGCAGGTTTCATGGTGGCGAGGAACTGTCCGTATCAGACACCGGCAGACTACAGGAGCCATCACCGATCCTGCAAGATAGCAATGTGCATGCACTTACAGTTGGGAAGGTGTTGATGGACTGTCGGTGACGATCAGCTGGCCTCGCATGATGGGATGGATCCGGCAGTAGTAGTTGTACCGACCAGCCGGCAATCCAGGTACGCTAAAAGATGATCCAGGAGACACTGCTCCCGAATCGAACAGGCATGAGCCCCCATCCTCCATACAAACGCTGTGGGTGACCGTGTGATGGGTGGGCGTCGGATTGTCCCACCGGATAGGGGTGTGACTCACGACCGTTGGAGTCATGGGAACGTAGTAGGGCGAACCGTCCTCCATCATGATTCGCGTCGGCAGGGATGTGTCTAAAGCCAGGCCGCTTGAACCGATTCCAATCCATACGGCAATCAGGATGATAAGTATCCGGTTCACGAAGTCACCACTCGACAAAGCAAGGCGTTTTGATCATAAGATTCAAAAAGCAGGAAAAGGATTCTGATCTTTTTCGTGTTTCCATCTTAGCATGGCATGGAAACAAAGAGGTGGGAGGCCTTCTCCGGTCTTCGCACCGCAAACCACCCGGCTTGTTGATGATTGAGATGTTTTTGAAAGCTAAGTAGTATGAAAATCTTTGGTCCTTCAAAAAGAGGATCAGGGTGGTTGCAAGAGGCTGTTCGTTCATGCTAGATGGAGGCCGTTGCGCCGGGCTGAAACGAAGAGGAGGAATCGGAATGGCGAACAAGAAGAAAAAGGTCGTCACCAAGACGTCGTCACGCAAAAAGAAAGCCGCCCCATCATCGAAGAAAAAGGCGGCAAAGACCACCTTAAAGAAGCGTGTGACTGCCAAGAAGTCTAAGCCGGCGGCAAAGAAAAAATCCGTCAAAAAAGCGGCTGGGAAATCCACCAAGAAGGCTATTCCCCGGGCTCGCCGAACGAGCGCACCCGGTAAAAAGGTCGTGTCTGAGGTGGAGGATATGGCTCCACGCAAGTCGGTGGTGACGAAGCCAGCCGTGGCTGCTGAGCCTGTGGATGTCGATATCGATGAAGATGAGTTGGTCAACGAAGAATTGGAGATGGAAGACGAGATTGATGAAGACGAGGTCCAGGAAGAGTTGAACCTCGACGCTGATGATGACAGGGACGAGCTGATCGGGAAGTCTGAGGACTTGCTGGACGACGATTACCGAAACAACTAATAAAAATCTCGTTATCATCCTGTTCTCATAGCTGGAAGCGGCATAAGTCTCATTACGTCCGCTCAACCGTCGCGGGAGGTCATGACCTCTCGCGACGGTTGCCTGAGCAGATCATGAATGGTTCGTTGTTCTCCTCGTGGTAGACAGATACAATCCCCGACGTAGTTCCGCCAAATCCTCGTGAAATTTCCAAGACCGGCGCAGATGGGCTTTGGCTGGTATGTCACTTTGGCGGTCATTTGTATGATCGTTACGGAGCCATTTGAAGCCGATGCAACCTGTGTGAATGAGCAACAAGCAAGTGGTACAGAAGTGGGACTGGTCCTTCACCTTCCTGCTAGTTGTTCACCAGATGAACGCGAAGCCTATGCGGTTCCCGGTGAAACGGTGATCGATGCAATCGCAAAAGGGTGGCGGGTCGACCTCGTTGGAGTGATCATCCGCGGAGAGCTTAACTTTGATCGCCTCGGGTCGAAGGCCGCCGAAGGCTCGAACGAGAGTGAAAATGAGCGGCGATTTGTGTTGACCGCATTGCGGATCAGAGATTCTGATGTGCAGGGAGCGTTACGGCATCGGTCTCTTGAGGGTGTGCTTCGGTTTCAAGGACCAGTCGACTTTCAGGGATCCCGCTTCCGAGAAGGAGTGGATCTCTCGCGTTCAGTTTTTCAGGGGAAGGTCGATCTCTCCGGCGCCACCTTTGAAAAGGAAGCCTATTTCGTTGGAGGACGTTTTACCGAGGAAGCTGTTTGCAGGGAAACGAAGTTTGGACCCAGTGCCAGATTTCATCGATCGGTGTTTCAGGGGATGCTGGATTGCACGGGGGCCATCTTCAACGGCATGGCGGAGTTTCTTGAAGTGACGTTCGAGGAACCAGCCACGTTTGAGCGGTCGAGGTTCGGCCAGGGGACAGGATTTTCCGGAAGCCACTTTAAGAGTCGAGTTGATTTCGGCGAAGCGATTTTCAGCCGTGAGGCTTTTTTTGGATTTACGATTTTTGAGAACGAAGCACTGTTTGCCCGAGCTCAGTTTCTAGGGGCAGCCGACTTTTCCAGCGCTGAGTTCAGGCAACAGGACGACCTGGCGAAGGCGCACTTCGACCAGCCTCCACTCTTGACTCAAACCAAACGTCTCGCCTCTGCGCAATCGGACAGTTTCCATGAGACTCGTGAAGGGCAGTATGCCCTCACCTTGGTTTTTTTCGTGGCTGCGGTGTTACTGATCGCGTACCTCATAAAGCTCAAATGAATGAGGTCGGGCCATCCCCCATATATAGATTCAGACTTGCCCGCCCCTCTATAAGTTGATATAAACACCGCTGTGAATACGCATCACGAAGGGTCGGAACAAACCGAACTGCCATACCAGGTCCGCATCGAAAATTTCGAGGGGCCACTGGATCTGCTGCTCCATCTCATCAAGAAAAATGAAATCAATATATACGATATTCCAGTCGCCATGATTGCGCAGCAATACTTGGAGTATCTGGAGGCGATGGAAGATCTCAACCTCAATGTCGCGGGAGATTTTTTGGTCATGGCGGCGACGTTATTGCAGATCAAATCAAGAATGCTGCTGCCCGCGGATGAGCGAGCCGATGACGAAGAGGAAGGGCCCGATCCACGGGAAGAGCTCGTCCGACGATTGCTTGAATATAAAGCGTATAAAGAAGCGGCGCGTCAGCTCGACGGTCAGGAGAAAATGTGGCGAGAAATCTTCTGGCGTGAGCAGAGCCCGGCGCTCGAGCACGTTGAGGAAGATCTCCCACTCGAAAATGTTTCTCTGTTCGATCTGGTTGATGCGCTGAAGGAAGTCCTCGATCGAAATCCGAGCAGCCGGCTGCTCGAAATCATTCCTGACAATCTCACGGTTCGTGAGCGGATGAATCTCATCCTCGAAACGCTCGAAGGGAAAGAGTCGGTCTCATTCGCGGCGCTGTTTGAAGGGCCGAGCCATCGTGTTGTGATCGTGGTCACGTTTTTGGCCTTGCTTGAACTGATGCGGCTGCGAGTTGCGCGTGTGTTCCAAGCCGAGACATTTGGTCCGATTCTGGTATCACGGACGTTTTCTCTGGTGTCGGATTCGACAGAGCTTCATGATGTTGGGGCAGAATGGAAAGCGACATGACTTCAGGGGAGGCAGACTTGGTACAGGAGATAATTGCGGTCGACACGACGGACGTCGAGGAAGGGAATAGAATCCCAGACGAGCGAACCAGTGATCCTAACCGTGTGCAAAGCATGGCGGAGCTTCAGGCCATCCTGGAATCGCTCCTCTTTGTCTCTTCTGAATCGCTGTCGGTTGTTCGGCTCACGTCCGTGGTCGGTAGTGTAACCAAGGTTGAAGTGGAGGAGGCATTGCAGGGTCTTGGCCAAGCACTGGAGCAAGAAGGACGCGGCGTGCGTCTGGCTGAAATCGCGGGCGGGTATCGCATCGTGACCAAACAAGAATATGCCTCGTGGATCAAGCGGCTGGACAAGGCCAAAACGGCGGCGAAGCTCTCCAGGTCTGCGCTGGAGTCCTTGGCGATCATTGCCTACAAGCAACCGCTGGTGCGGGCGGAAATCGAAGAAATTCGTGGAGTGGAAACTTCCGGTGTGTTGCGTACGTTGTTGGAACGGAAGCTGGTCCGGATCGTCGGGCGTAAAGAAGTTCCTGGGCGTCCAATCATGTATGGAACCACCAAATTCTTTCTGGAACACTTCGGCCTGAACGATCTCTCGCAACTGCCTCCGCTACGCGAGTTCAAAGAGCTTGGAGAAGCAGAGCAGTCTCTCTTGCCGATTGACGGAGAAATGATGCCGTCGGAAGAAGAATCGGCGGAGGCAACAACAATGGGTGCGATCGAGACCGAGTTGGAACAGCCTATGATCGCTGAAGTCGAAAATTCTCCTCACTTGCAAGAAATGTTTGAGTCCCTACCCGTGACTCCCTAACCGGTTCTGCACTCCCCAAAATCGAAGTAAGCTCATTATCGTGCTGCCCTATCCCAGCAGCACCCTGCTTCACACCCTTTCTATCGGTGTGGAATTGAGAACGAAATGCTCTGTTACGGGAGACCGATTGCAGGATTGGCCTATGGCGACGAGAGGCTCGGCGTTTGCTTAGACGCAGGGTTCTTTAGGCGTTGGAGTTCCGCGCTTTGCTCATCAACCTTTTTTTGGAGAGCCTTCAGTTCTTCCTTAAAGGACTGTAGGTCAGCGTCATTCTTTCCGACCGGTGACACTTGAGCAGGGTTGAATTGAGACGGCGATGCGATTGACGCAGCGGTAGGATGCTGTTGTGCTGTTGATGATGGTAGAGGTGCAGGAACCGCCAGGACTTTCGTCAGCAGTTGATAATCAATCGCAAGCGAGCGATCTTCAGATTTTCCAATCCAACTTGACCGATCGTAGACGTCAGGGCGTACGGCAGCTTCCGGAAGGAAAGTTACTTCTCGGTCGCGTAAGCCATCTGTATCCGGAAGAGGACGTGGTTCTTTCTGGCTGCCGGTAGACTTCTTTCCTGTGCGGTATCGGTACTGAGTCAATGTGAAATGCAGTGACAGACCATCTGCAAAGAGATAGCCTGATGTGGTTTCTGGGTTTGGGCTATCCTTACGCTGTTGAGAAATCACCGGTGTGGAATATACATGAAATCCCACCCGCTGATTGGGGGTCGCTTGCGCGAGCGCGGTGGTAATGTGTGGAGTTAGGAGCGCAATATCATCTTCCGAAAACGTGCGAATGTCGTTGAGGTTTGTTGATTTTAAGGCTTTGCCGAGCAGCAGCACGAGCCCGGATTTTTCTTTCGTGTGTACTCCCCGTAAGATATCGGCGATGGTCGTCTCCGATAGCTTGATGGGATGCGCGGCTTGAAAAGCCTTATCCGAGACGTGTTCAAGGAAGACTTTGCCGAGAGCGGCGTCGTGAATAGA is a genomic window of Candidatus Nitrospira kreftii containing:
- a CDS encoding ATP-dependent DNA helicase RecG, with product MDSLDNDSRGSLSTRRGCATIPHRMLASTESSSLTPLQEWLDRIARPIEFASRDGCAHLKAITNLSAFVSAQVLSALQQATYPKAIEARLLSLRDLFVDFEPTLSIEEQRRRLQAAVLQINALRMAAQQQPVHPQGASASSTRDSDVKTMGRPPLWNLLVRFVKGVGPKRTNILQRLRIETVEDALWTMPWRYEDRSVMTPIGNLVPGMVASICGTIGKRDAKRTRNRRLSVLELGVEDQSGRIQIVFFNQPYLEDVLSIGTRVMMSGRVIAGRQGWMVPRMDVVQYEILGEGHESTLHVGRIVPIYHETKGWTSRQMRVLVRNLLMEHGLDLHDHLPVPLRARQRLIPIHEALQDAHFPKTGTDLQLLERGKTPAHRRLAFEELLLLQLALATRYRSVHEEPKELRFNPRTPLLGKLGSLLPFRLTTAQDVVLREIFRDMISPRPMNRLVQGDVGSGKTAVALHAIVMACGSGYQAALMAPTEILAEQHYRNLSGTLQALGLQTILVRGGDKASVKKAQIEQLAAGQIQVAIGTHALIQRNVQFKSLGLAVVDEQHKFGVLQRKTLIDKGYKPDVLVLTATPIPRTLAMTVYGDLDVSVIDVLPPGRKPVRTFLFNEGQRRRAYQIIRDELRNKKQAYVIYPLVEESEKTDLQAAIQGAEQLQNGEFSEFRVGLLHGRMKATEKEAVMADFKAGTIQLLVATTVVEVGIDVPNAAIIMIEHAERFGLAQLHQLRGRVGRSSHQSYCLLMASNMGQGKTQRGQRLQEHQEPLSSAKERLEALVRSNDGFVIAEDDLRIRGPGEFFGLRQWGMPEFRVANLVRDGDLLQQARQEAFSLLKSDPGLKDQAHQGLREAMLRKWEKKLELGSIS
- a CDS encoding hypothetical protein (conserved protein of unknown function), with the protein product MGFFQRLKDDLRNGIATLRLGTVHAAGRALEEAELLRLRLELRKLEQQLSDLYKDIGERAVDMKERGETAERVVYDAEIVRLVKQVDGLKDSQKKLEAEMNQIRNEQ
- a CDS encoding Exopolyphosphatase, translating into MTEPPQHMRRFAGIDIGTLTCRLLIADLSPGQPLKELRSDRRILRLGEGVDRTKRLSSAAMDRTITCIQEWHNVINAYHVEAIAVVATSAVRDAGNRQEFLERVKREAGFDVEVITGDEEARRTLLGIRSGLPAGITDILALDIGGGSTEFILDRVGQKPTVRSIDIGVVRLCERLLRHDPPTGEEVREAREWVSRETKAAVANMGNHRQATFVGTAGTITSLAAMSQKLQTYEPARIHNYTLKLETIQELEHTLLSRTKAERVGLPGLEKNREEVIAAGAIIIRTIMETLDQKECLVSDLGLREGVLIDLAGQAGNQ
- a CDS encoding hypothetical protein (conserved protein of unknown function) — its product is MRISKMTRRRGREPKIMVAEALLTVLLAKDNGHYCAKCPELDLVTELPTADAALEDLIEAIRDYAKEYLQDRDRYAISPNRAHHAPYIEAIAACKTDWELRTLIEIKHGLVHV
- a CDS encoding Addiction module antidote protein, HigA family encodes the protein MIQVALAQKLGWTRARLNELIKGKLDITADSDLDLARVLGTSAKLWMNLQATFDLDKAMRRRKIV
- a CDS encoding hypothetical protein (conserved protein of unknown function), producing the protein MPRQSSEPDDAKIAANLRRAIELTELGLDLRRSVIQQHEPHGDAMVTVMREIRRAKEQAWQQNSPEF
- a CDS encoding hypothetical protein (conserved protein of unknown function), coding for MKPAAAIYEPHDLTGTTLELLAWHIPDLVAYQHGTDEWWLAPLDDNLPLIRLNRTGLDLLMAMTGHTTVGTLFDQYGTKICGPDGQPGEWHLARWATPNYSLCYYGIAPPGGHRHKAKWDILLQQVREGWSGQEGFEGEEHLEAFHHHELAQSGEDDRHFDLIETTVSHLFREPSEALTGLTYGQLLMRQLRRLGWFNPKPKVLLEIGGGLGYVAQELGKSLLPFEKQGITYLSLDITEPFLKLQVSRAKTGGWNVTGTRANAESLPLVDHSVDLVIDNENMADMTPVQLTRNEVTSGVGDTPQHQEALDWIRRLRLPIEADLPESVIFNLGPIRFVAELWRVLKPGGRAFLTEFGIEQGWPAPVKLPGHTEYEVQYGHVRQAVRWLGFQERYLSLPQFLGLKPDTKVLCTGATYTLQRFCQAINRPFAVRAYTEKELQQTLGDMLPKFQGLHYHDLADPAWFGLQDFKVLLLEKPGGAPKAQFTENKGYRWYSQK
- a CDS encoding hypothetical protein (conserved protein of unknown function): MANKKKKVVTKTSSRKKKAAPSSKKKAAKTTLKKRVTAKKSKPAAKKKSVKKAAGKSTKKAIPRARRTSAPGKKVVSEVEDMAPRKSVVTKPAVAAEPVDVDIDEDELVNEELEMEDEIDEDEVQEELNLDADDDRDELIGKSEDLLDDDYRNN
- a CDS encoding hypothetical protein (conserved protein of unknown function), which gives rise to MGFGWYVTLAVICMIVTEPFEADATCVNEQQASGTEVGLVLHLPASCSPDEREAYAVPGETVIDAIAKGWRVDLVGVIIRGELNFDRLGSKAAEGSNESENERRFVLTALRIRDSDVQGALRHRSLEGVLRFQGPVDFQGSRFREGVDLSRSVFQGKVDLSGATFEKEAYFVGGRFTEEAVCRETKFGPSARFHRSVFQGMLDCTGAIFNGMAEFLEVTFEEPATFERSRFGQGTGFSGSHFKSRVDFGEAIFSREAFFGFTIFENEALFARAQFLGAADFSSAEFRQQDDLAKAHFDQPPLLTQTKRLASAQSDSFHETREGQYALTLVFFVAAVLLIAYLIKLK